In the Shewanella sp. OMA3-2 genome, one interval contains:
- the etrA gene encoding electron transport transcriptional regulator EtrA, producing MPSEQHKVSRPNTGGNAIHCHDCSMSTLCIPFTLNDAELDKLDNIIERKKPVQKGDQIFKSGDSLRSLYAIRSGTVKSYTITEQGDEQITGFHLAGDVIGFDGIHSLIHQSFAQALETSMVCEIPYDTLDELSGSMPRLRQQIMRLMSSEIMGDQEMILLLSKKNAEERLAAFINNLGNRFGSRGFSPKEFRLTMTRGDIGNYLGLTVETISRLLGRFQKSGLIEVNGKYISIVDHQALGVLAGHARIAT from the coding sequence ATGCCAAGTGAGCAACACAAAGTTAGCCGTCCAAATACGGGCGGGAATGCGATTCATTGCCATGACTGTAGCATGTCGACACTTTGTATTCCTTTCACATTGAATGATGCTGAACTTGATAAACTTGATAATATTATCGAGCGAAAAAAACCGGTTCAAAAAGGCGATCAAATATTTAAATCCGGTGACAGCCTACGTTCGTTATACGCTATTCGCTCTGGCACAGTTAAAAGCTATACTATTACCGAACAAGGTGATGAGCAAATAACCGGGTTTCATCTAGCGGGTGACGTCATTGGTTTTGATGGCATCCACTCGCTAATTCATCAAAGCTTTGCTCAAGCATTAGAAACATCTATGGTATGCGAAATCCCCTACGATACTTTAGATGAATTGTCTGGAAGTATGCCAAGATTACGTCAACAAATTATGCGTTTAATGAGCAGTGAAATCATGGGCGATCAAGAGATGATTTTACTGTTATCAAAGAAAAATGCTGAGGAACGCTTGGCGGCCTTTATTAATAATTTAGGCAATCGTTTTGGTAGTCGAGGCTTCTCACCTAAAGAGTTTAGACTCACCATGACGCGTGGCGATATTGGTAATTATCTTGGTTTAACTGTTGAAACCATAAGCCGTTTATTAGGCCGTTTCCAAAAATCAGGTCTTATTGAAGTTAATGGTAAATACATTTCAATCGTTGATCATCAAGCATTAGGGGTATTGGCCGGACATGCGCGAATAGCCACTTAA
- the uspE gene encoding universal stress protein UspE has protein sequence MKEYKKILVIINPTTDHQAALDRAIELASKSQAQITAFLSIFDFSYEMTSILSAQEREAMRQGVIDQRTAWLNELILRTNNPDIMINSQVVWHNRPFESVINYAIAGDFDLIVKSTHAHDKLKAVIFTPTDWHLMRKAPQPVLMVKEHAWPVSGKILCAINVASEDEDQQNLNGKIIRYAQDLAVKFSANVHLVNGYPGTPINLAIELPDFDVNAYNDNVRVQHEERVRYIAQEYNIPFENCHVEEGLPEDVIPELAEKLDAELVILGTVGRTGFSAALIGNTAEHVIDSLNCDLLALKPDGYKSPLAE, from the coding sequence ATGAAGGAATATAAAAAAATACTGGTTATTATTAACCCTACAACAGACCATCAAGCAGCCCTCGACAGAGCCATTGAGCTGGCATCAAAAAGCCAAGCTCAAATCACAGCTTTCTTATCTATTTTTGATTTCTCCTATGAAATGACTTCGATACTCTCCGCCCAAGAAAGAGAAGCCATGCGACAAGGTGTTATTGATCAACGTACCGCTTGGTTAAACGAGCTAATTTTACGAACAAACAATCCAGACATCATGATTAATAGCCAGGTTGTTTGGCATAACCGCCCTTTTGAATCAGTGATTAATTATGCCATTGCTGGGGATTTCGATTTAATCGTAAAAAGCACCCACGCACACGACAAACTAAAGGCGGTTATTTTCACCCCTACAGATTGGCATCTTATGCGTAAAGCCCCGCAACCGGTATTAATGGTAAAGGAACACGCTTGGCCAGTTTCTGGAAAAATTTTATGTGCTATAAATGTTGCATCAGAAGATGAAGATCAACAAAATTTAAACGGTAAGATTATCCGTTATGCACAAGACTTAGCGGTTAAATTTTCAGCCAATGTACATCTGGTTAATGGCTATCCTGGTACACCCATTAATCTGGCTATTGAATTACCTGACTTTGATGTTAATGCTTATAATGACAATGTCAGAGTTCAGCATGAAGAACGAGTTCGCTATATTGCGCAGGAATATAATATTCCATTTGAAAATTGCCATGTAGAAGAAGGATTACCTGAGGATGTCATTCCAGAACTTGCCGAAAAACTCGACGCTGAATTAGTTATTTTAGGTACAGTAGGTCGTACTGGTTTTTCAGCAGCCTTAATCGGTAATACAGCTGAGCATGTTATTGATAGCTTGAATTGTGATTTACTAGCACTCAAACCCGATGGTTATAAGTCACCTTTAGCTGAATAA
- the ttcA gene encoding tRNA 2-thiocytidine(32) synthetase TtcA yields the protein MSEVEKLDQVKQNITRMTKLEKRLRSEVGSAIADYNMIEEGDLVMCCLSGGKDSYAMLDILIKLQKRAPISFNIVAVNLDQKQPGYPEHVLPAYLDKLGIAYHILEKDTYSIVKDKIPEGKTTCSLCSRLRRGTLYGFAQRIGATKIALGHHRDDIIETLFLNMFYGGRMKSMPPKLLSDDGANMVIRPLAYSREKDIAEYASLKEFPIIPCNLCGSQENLKRGAIKDMLSLWDKQYPGRIETIFTAMQNTAPSQGVDREQFDFLSLERDANAPLKGDVAESDLPAFDFLDISNNGHIDLDAAQRINIVTTFKP from the coding sequence ATGTCTGAAGTAGAAAAACTCGATCAAGTTAAACAAAATATCACCCGCATGACCAAACTGGAAAAACGCTTACGCAGCGAAGTTGGTAGCGCAATTGCCGACTACAACATGATTGAAGAAGGTGATTTAGTCATGTGCTGCCTATCTGGCGGTAAAGACAGTTATGCTATGCTTGATATCTTAATTAAGCTTCAGAAACGTGCACCAATTTCATTTAACATTGTTGCCGTCAATCTAGACCAAAAACAACCAGGTTATCCTGAGCATGTATTACCTGCTTATTTGGATAAGCTAGGCATTGCCTACCATATTCTAGAAAAAGACACCTACTCTATCGTTAAAGATAAAATCCCTGAAGGTAAAACTACCTGCTCATTATGTTCTAGATTACGTCGTGGTACCTTGTATGGTTTTGCCCAGCGTATTGGCGCGACTAAAATTGCATTGGGGCATCATAGAGATGACATCATAGAAACATTATTTTTAAATATGTTTTATGGCGGTAGAATGAAGTCTATGCCGCCTAAGTTACTTTCAGATGACGGTGCTAATATGGTTATTAGACCCTTAGCGTATAGCCGCGAAAAAGATATTGCTGAATATGCGAGTTTGAAAGAGTTTCCTATTATTCCGTGTAATTTATGTGGTTCACAGGAAAACTTAAAGCGCGGTGCAATAAAAGACATGCTCAGTCTTTGGGACAAACAGTATCCTGGTAGAATTGAAACTATCTTTACTGCGATGCAAAATACTGCCCCTTCACAGGGTGTTGATCGCGAACAATTTGATTTTTTAAGCTTAGAACGTGATGCCAACGCACCATTAAAAGGTGATGTCGCTGAGTCTGATTTACCTGCATTTGATTTTTTAGATATTAGTAACAATGGCCATATTGATCTTGATGCAGCACAGCGCATTAATATTGTAACGACATTTAAACCGTAA
- a CDS encoding DUF2987 domain-containing protein: MLLRKLVFLGLTLYSFSAFNVMSDTVSLEYNSFYNPLKRVNKGSYPSVELAFSVPQSDDCKIISGNITTESQSFPLTYTPAQRIYIPYNEDLKSNRGLINIEVQGDSSQCGIAMQVRAREALSEYRDNELLLVLNDMNGLLDSLQGFPMKYFRKPLSGLTFEFADDKPITMTLNGETQQITKHFTLNSEKIASLIHLTFSEKPNVVSPWVN; the protein is encoded by the coding sequence ATGTTATTGCGTAAGTTAGTTTTTTTGGGGCTCACATTATATTCATTTAGTGCCTTTAATGTGATGTCTGACACTGTTTCGTTAGAATATAATAGCTTTTATAATCCGCTTAAACGGGTGAATAAAGGCAGTTATCCGAGTGTCGAATTAGCATTTAGTGTCCCACAATCAGATGATTGCAAAATCATTTCGGGAAATATTACCACCGAATCACAATCTTTTCCGCTAACCTATACTCCAGCACAACGCATATATATTCCATACAATGAGGATTTAAAGTCAAACCGCGGCCTCATTAATATTGAAGTACAGGGGGATTCGAGTCAGTGTGGTATCGCAATGCAGGTCAGAGCGCGTGAAGCACTTAGCGAATATCGCGATAATGAATTGTTATTAGTGTTAAATGACATGAATGGTCTACTTGATTCTTTACAAGGCTTTCCAATGAAGTATTTTAGAAAACCCCTTTCTGGTTTAACATTTGAGTTTGCTGATGATAAACCTATCACTATGACGTTGAACGGTGAAACCCAGCAGATTACTAAACACTTCACTTTAAACAGTGAAAAAATTGCTTCTTTGATACATTTAACCTTTTCAGAGAAACCAAACGTAGTTAGCCCTTGGGTTAATTAA
- the yvcK gene encoding uridine diphosphate-N-acetylglucosamine-binding protein YvcK, with protein MLNQRLSSYNKVVAIGGGHGLGRVLASLSFLGNRLTGIVATTDNGGSTGRLRQDQQTIAWGDLRNCLSHLTPRPSLSACLFDHRFTGSNELSGHNLGNVILHALDQLCVRPLDAVNLVRTILKINTSIIPMSEASTHLTALTYSGTKVFGELNVDEMIEAPVALSLEPQVEATIEACLAIETADLIILGPGSFLTSILPPLLLPKVAECIRASQAKVIFIDNLTNEYSVANQFSIEEKIRWVNQIIGKNIISDVIQHCDIKSRDLTLKTCSRNKVNYHQFSLVSSHHKGLHDKIALGDAICNVSRFKALKRTA; from the coding sequence ATGTTAAATCAACGTTTATCAAGCTATAACAAAGTTGTTGCCATCGGCGGTGGCCATGGATTAGGACGCGTACTGGCTTCGTTATCTTTTTTAGGCAATCGTCTGACTGGCATTGTTGCCACCACAGATAATGGGGGGTCTACTGGACGTTTAAGGCAAGATCAACAAACTATTGCGTGGGGTGACTTACGCAACTGTTTGTCTCATTTAACCCCTCGTCCGTCATTAAGTGCCTGTCTTTTTGATCATCGTTTTACAGGCTCTAATGAGTTAAGTGGTCATAACTTGGGAAATGTTATTTTGCATGCCCTTGACCAACTTTGTGTCAGACCATTAGATGCAGTTAATTTAGTCCGTACCATACTTAAAATAAATACTTCTATTATTCCTATGTCCGAAGCATCGACTCATTTAACGGCGTTAACTTATTCTGGCACTAAGGTATTTGGCGAGCTTAATGTAGATGAAATGATAGAGGCACCTGTTGCATTAAGTTTAGAACCGCAAGTTGAGGCAACCATTGAAGCATGCTTAGCGATTGAAACGGCCGATTTGATTATTCTTGGGCCTGGTAGTTTTTTGACCAGCATTCTACCTCCTTTATTGCTACCTAAAGTGGCTGAGTGTATTAGAGCATCACAAGCCAAAGTGATATTTATTGATAATTTAACTAATGAATATTCGGTAGCAAATCAATTTAGTATTGAAGAGAAAATTCGCTGGGTTAATCAAATTATTGGAAAGAATATCATCAGCGATGTGATCCAGCATTGTGATATAAAATCGCGGGATTTGACCTTGAAAACCTGTTCACGCAATAAGGTTAACTATCATCAATTTAGTTTAGTCAGTTCACATCATAAAGGGTTACACGACAAAATTGCCTTAGGTGATGCTATATGCAATGTCAGTAGATTTAAAGCATTAAAAAGGACTGCTTAG
- a CDS encoding amino acid aminotransferase, giving the protein MIFSQVSQAPADPILGLTDAFKADPRAHKVNLGAGIYKDESGQTPVLTSVKKAEAKLLEVEKSKNYLGIEGVQAYNKAVQALLFGEQNSLVADNRVVTAQAPGGTGALRVAAEFLSTNTTSKTIWISNPTWANHQNIFETARLTVKQYQYYVAQTHDMDFDAMVADLSEAAQGDIVLLHGCCHNPTGIDLNIEQWKVIAQLCLEKELLPLFDFAYQGFGTGIEEDARGLRAVAAVVPELLVANSFSKNFGLYNERIGAVTLVAQDQETAVRSFSQIKRTIRASYSNPPAHGGLIVSTILADADLRQEWEGELTAMRQRIGEMRLLFVESLKAEGVTQDFSFISRQNGMFSFSGLSKDQVNRLREEFAIYIVGSGRISVAGLTKDNIPGVCKAIAQVL; this is encoded by the coding sequence ATGATTTTCTCTCAAGTATCTCAAGCTCCTGCTGATCCCATTTTAGGTTTAACTGATGCTTTTAAAGCAGATCCTCGTGCTCATAAGGTTAATTTAGGTGCAGGTATTTATAAAGATGAATCAGGTCAAACTCCAGTACTCACATCTGTTAAAAAAGCAGAAGCCAAGCTGCTAGAAGTAGAGAAAAGTAAAAATTATCTCGGAATTGAAGGTGTACAAGCCTATAACAAAGCAGTCCAAGCATTGCTATTTGGAGAGCAAAACTCACTTGTAGCAGATAACCGCGTAGTTACTGCACAAGCTCCGGGTGGAACAGGGGCGCTTCGTGTAGCCGCTGAATTTTTATCGACTAATACCACATCTAAGACTATTTGGATCAGTAATCCAACTTGGGCAAATCATCAAAATATTTTTGAAACAGCCAGGTTAACTGTTAAACAATATCAATATTATGTTGCTCAAACCCATGATATGGATTTTGATGCAATGGTTGCTGATTTATCTGAAGCAGCCCAAGGCGACATCGTATTATTACACGGTTGTTGCCATAATCCGACAGGCATTGATTTAAACATTGAGCAGTGGAAAGTCATTGCACAGCTTTGTCTTGAAAAAGAATTACTGCCTTTATTTGATTTTGCATACCAAGGTTTTGGTACTGGTATTGAGGAAGATGCGCGAGGATTACGTGCCGTTGCAGCTGTTGTGCCTGAGCTATTAGTGGCTAACTCATTTTCTAAAAACTTTGGTTTATATAATGAGCGTATTGGTGCCGTTACATTAGTTGCACAAGACCAAGAAACCGCAGTGCGTAGCTTTAGTCAAATCAAAAGAACTATTCGTGCAAGCTATTCAAACCCGCCAGCACACGGTGGCTTAATTGTCAGTACTATTTTAGCTGATGCAGATTTACGTCAAGAATGGGAAGGTGAATTAACCGCAATGAGACAGCGTATTGGTGAAATGCGTCTCTTATTTGTTGAAAGTCTAAAGGCAGAAGGGGTCACGCAGGATTTTAGCTTTATTTCACGTCAAAATGGCATGTTTAGTTTCTCAGGTTTAAGTAAAGATCAAGTTAATCGCCTTCGTGAAGAATTTGCTATTTATATTGTTGGTTCCGGTCGAATTAGCGTTGCGGGGCTCACCAAAGACAATATACCTGGCGTGTGTAAAGCCATTGCACAGGTTTTATAA
- a CDS encoding TIGR03503 family protein, with the protein MKSMGVYTLTILAGLCWAMSTGSYAVVANTTTISNYVPAPYAMELKNRFRIDHKVEQVTLIVQRNYGSSPVVIVQPDGSKWYSSRHPESVKWVDGITGDIISIANPTPGPWQLLGDVLPGSKIEKVSKINIDVEPLPQPLYQGERLKVLARLTADDLTMRMPGLEFMIEWTSKFTSQHLATDDNFATGTIIVGAYKDNGEDLDERPDDGIFTGSTNLEQPSGHYTLSVTARNNIFEREFSMPFLLSRQPIKVKMVAPEDPLTGTWYLAISVNEAEILLSQTHIQFELVGPAGLQVPVVLMGVPTPEYMLPLPTVSAFGSYRVKGTVASTTIRGREILLNIPEMFFNLVEPPPPPPSAEELAEKAAVIARAEEQKAREDAIFFIAVINGVLFILGIIGFIVWRKKHALSKALAAAEIRLQQQEQSSGKKKDDDSLGLDLDLDLDDIDLTLSDDKK; encoded by the coding sequence ATGAAATCAATGGGTGTTTACACGTTAACCATACTTGCAGGCCTTTGTTGGGCTATGTCAACAGGTAGCTATGCGGTGGTCGCTAATACAACGACTATTAGCAATTATGTACCTGCGCCCTATGCGATGGAACTGAAAAACAGGTTCAGAATTGATCATAAAGTGGAGCAGGTGACGTTAATTGTTCAACGTAACTATGGATCTTCGCCAGTGGTTATTGTGCAGCCTGATGGCAGTAAATGGTACTCATCTAGACACCCAGAGTCGGTAAAGTGGGTTGATGGTATTACCGGAGATATTATATCTATAGCCAATCCAACTCCAGGCCCATGGCAGTTACTTGGCGATGTTTTACCTGGTTCGAAGATTGAAAAAGTATCCAAAATCAATATTGATGTTGAACCATTACCACAACCTTTATATCAAGGTGAGCGATTAAAAGTGCTTGCTCGATTAACCGCTGATGATTTAACTATGCGGATGCCAGGGTTAGAGTTCATGATTGAGTGGACGTCAAAGTTCACTAGCCAACATTTAGCTACTGATGATAATTTTGCGACAGGGACTATAATAGTCGGCGCATATAAAGATAATGGCGAAGATTTAGACGAGCGACCTGATGATGGAATTTTTACTGGCAGTACAAATTTAGAGCAACCCTCTGGGCATTATACATTAAGTGTTACCGCCAGAAATAATATATTTGAACGTGAATTTAGTATGCCTTTTTTACTGTCAAGACAGCCAATAAAGGTAAAAATGGTCGCCCCAGAAGATCCGCTTACGGGCACTTGGTATTTAGCGATATCGGTCAATGAAGCGGAAATCTTATTGTCTCAAACCCATATTCAATTTGAGCTTGTCGGTCCTGCTGGCCTGCAAGTACCTGTGGTATTAATGGGAGTACCAACGCCAGAGTATATGTTACCTCTACCAACTGTTTCAGCGTTTGGTAGTTATCGTGTAAAAGGGACTGTCGCGAGTACGACAATTCGTGGTCGAGAAATTCTGCTCAATATTCCTGAAATGTTTTTTAATTTGGTTGAGCCGCCACCGCCACCGCCAAGTGCTGAAGAGTTAGCCGAAAAAGCCGCTGTTATCGCTAGGGCTGAAGAACAAAAGGCCAGAGAGGATGCTATTTTTTTTATTGCTGTAATAAATGGTGTGTTATTTATTCTTGGGATCATAGGCTTTATCGTTTGGCGTAAGAAACACGCTTTATCAAAAGCGTTAGCTGCTGCAGAAATTAGATTACAGCAACAAGAGCAGAGCTCGGGTAAAAAGAAAGATGATGATAGTCTAGGTTTGGATTTGGATTTAGATCTAGATGATATTGATTTGACATTATCTGATGACAAAAAATAA
- the dnaQ gene encoding DNA polymerase III subunit epsilon — MNIISSAPRQIILDTETTGMNQAGGPIYIGHRIIEIGCVEVINRRLTGRIYHQYINPGQTIDPEAIQVHGITDERVAGEPRFHQIAQDFINFIDGAEIVAHNANFDVSFMDHEFSKLNPVGPKTKDICQILDSLAIAKRLHPGQKNNLDALCRRYGIDNTRRTYHGALLDAEILADVYLIMTGGQIKFNLSSEKAGQEAGGIKRIDQNAFNLKVIHASADEIVLHEQRLDLVAKSGKCLWRG; from the coding sequence ATGAATATCATTTCTTCAGCACCACGACAAATTATTCTCGATACTGAAACAACCGGTATGAATCAAGCAGGTGGTCCGATTTATATTGGTCACAGAATTATAGAAATTGGCTGTGTTGAAGTGATAAACCGTCGTTTAACTGGGCGTATATATCACCAGTATATTAATCCTGGGCAAACCATCGATCCCGAAGCTATTCAAGTTCATGGTATTACCGATGAACGTGTTGCCGGAGAACCTAGATTTCATCAAATAGCACAGGATTTTATTAACTTTATTGATGGGGCTGAAATAGTCGCGCATAACGCAAACTTCGACGTTAGCTTTATGGATCATGAGTTTTCTAAACTCAATCCGGTAGGCCCTAAAACAAAAGATATCTGCCAAATTCTCGACTCCTTAGCAATAGCTAAGCGTTTGCATCCTGGTCAAAAGAATAATCTTGATGCGCTTTGTCGCCGTTATGGTATTGATAATACTCGCAGAACCTATCACGGCGCACTGCTCGATGCTGAGATTTTAGCCGATGTCTATTTGATCATGACCGGTGGGCAGATCAAGTTTAATTTATCCAGTGAAAAGGCCGGACAAGAGGCTGGCGGCATTAAAAGGATTGACCAAAATGCGTTTAATCTTAAAGTGATCCACGCATCGGCCGATGAAATAGTACTACATGAACAAAGACTTGATTTAGTTGCTAAATCGGGTAAATGCCTCTGGAGAGGATAA
- a CDS encoding class I SAM-dependent methyltransferase, translating to MIWQDFACGDYIESELNLALKSWWPRLFGYHLLKLGPLSSAINSLHCQINYHFSVYQDSEASINACPRHLPIQQNCIDAVLMTALLEYESDPYQILREVDRVIVSGGYVIIAGFNPISPAFFGKLIPKYQSQLPWSGHFYMPSRVKDWLGLLGYQVLTDERLVYHHLLTQCPSKFGWHNRLQNWLPSTGGMYLIVARKLDSPYTPIRDKQKIKAPNWSTAPSAGRSGLKVK from the coding sequence ATGATTTGGCAAGACTTTGCATGCGGTGATTACATTGAATCTGAACTCAATTTAGCCCTTAAATCTTGGTGGCCAAGGCTTTTTGGTTATCATTTATTGAAGTTAGGCCCTTTAAGCTCAGCTATTAATAGTCTGCATTGCCAAATAAATTATCATTTTAGTGTGTATCAAGACTCAGAAGCATCAATTAATGCTTGCCCTAGACACCTACCGATACAACAGAATTGTATTGATGCAGTATTAATGACGGCCTTACTGGAATATGAGTCTGACCCCTATCAAATTTTAAGAGAAGTCGACAGGGTAATCGTCTCGGGAGGATATGTGATCATTGCTGGATTTAACCCTATTAGTCCTGCTTTTTTTGGTAAGTTAATTCCAAAGTATCAATCCCAATTGCCTTGGAGTGGCCATTTTTATATGCCATCAAGGGTAAAGGATTGGTTGGGCTTATTAGGCTATCAAGTATTAACCGATGAACGTTTGGTATATCACCATTTATTGACCCAATGCCCCAGTAAATTTGGCTGGCATAATCGTCTTCAAAACTGGCTACCTAGTACTGGCGGTATGTATTTGATTGTTGCTCGAAAACTTGATTCTCCTTATACACCAATACGCGATAAACAAAAAATTAAAGCCCCAAACTGGTCTACAGCACCTTCAGCAGGACGTTCAGGTTTAAAAGTTAAATAG
- the gloB gene encoding hydroxyacylglutathione hydrolase → MYQIHRIAAFNDNYIWLVQYNSSHAYVVDPGCGQTVIDYLAANKIQLSGIFITHHHHDHTGGIALLQNYHQDKLTVFGPYNESIVGLTQQIKLAEHQTDTLHIKDWHADIKVVSVLGHTRGHIAYIIDDNLFCGDTLFSGGCGRLFEGTAKQMSTSLSVLAKLPDATKVFCAHEYTQSNLTFAVVVMPDNKFLKNYLAEVNTLRKDNQATIPTNMGLEKRINPFLQCENLAIKSAVSLYSNEDVNDEIQVFKNLRLWKDNF, encoded by the coding sequence ATGTATCAAATCCACCGTATTGCCGCCTTCAATGATAATTATATTTGGTTAGTTCAATATAACTCAAGTCATGCATATGTTGTTGATCCTGGTTGTGGCCAAACCGTAATTGATTACCTTGCTGCAAACAAGATTCAGTTATCTGGCATATTCATTACACATCACCACCATGACCATACTGGCGGCATCGCATTATTACAAAACTATCATCAGGATAAGTTAACCGTTTTCGGCCCTTATAATGAATCAATCGTTGGATTAACTCAGCAGATAAAGTTAGCTGAACATCAAACTGATACACTGCACATTAAGGATTGGCATGCAGACATAAAGGTTGTTAGCGTGCTGGGTCATACACGAGGACATATCGCCTATATTATTGACGATAATTTATTTTGTGGTGACACATTATTTAGTGGCGGTTGTGGTCGATTGTTTGAGGGAACCGCTAAGCAGATGTCTACTTCACTTTCGGTATTAGCCAAGTTACCTGATGCGACAAAAGTGTTTTGCGCCCACGAATATACCCAATCAAACCTCACTTTTGCAGTTGTTGTAATGCCCGACAATAAATTTTTGAAGAATTACTTGGCTGAAGTGAACACCTTGCGAAAGGATAACCAAGCGACTATTCCAACCAATATGGGCTTAGAAAAACGGATTAATCCCTTTCTTCAATGTGAAAATTTGGCGATTAAATCGGCAGTTTCATTATATTCTAATGAAGATGTTAATGATGAAATTCAAGTATTTAAAAACTTAAGGTTATGGAAGGATAACTTTTAA
- a CDS encoding LysM peptidoglycan-binding domain-containing protein, producing the protein MKTKLTLLAASIILVIGCQSVKHDIDTDPVINPALVKVPTKTSQQPTSLEDIEDDLAQANDVWQRIRDGMQLRIADKELVDYYRQKFIENPQHLEVVTQRAEPFLYFILEEIDKRNLPTELALLPIIESAFDPTATSSSDASGLWQLTLPTAAAFKVKTNWWYDGRRDIRASTIAALDLLEYLYAKMGNNWIYALAAYNSGEGRVLNAIKHNKNNGTETNFWMLKLPKETAHYVPQLLALADIVQNSSELGIQLAAIENKPRIEMVNIESQLDLNLAAEMANISVEELKQLNPGLTRWATAPEGPHYLTIPADNAKGFKRSLASLDPNSRINWVRYKIKPGDSISEIAAQFETSPTMIRSSNGIKDNNITAGRFLIIPIATKDADIESLHADQQLARKPVVKSSTKRQSYLVKSGDNLWNIAQNNNISVAQITKWNKLSKDQPLKIGQNLTFYPNEVTQTVGLSEKVVNYRVKSGDSLARIAATYKVTVADLIEWNSLQKNKYLQPGQMLKLLIVNS; encoded by the coding sequence ATGAAAACAAAGTTAACATTGCTTGCAGCTAGTATTATATTAGTTATAGGCTGTCAATCAGTAAAACATGATATAGATACCGATCCTGTTATCAATCCAGCTTTAGTGAAAGTCCCGACAAAAACAAGCCAACAACCTACTTCCCTTGAAGATATTGAAGATGATTTAGCACAAGCCAATGATGTTTGGCAACGCATTAGAGATGGCATGCAGTTACGCATTGCTGACAAAGAGTTAGTAGATTATTACCGTCAAAAGTTTATCGAAAATCCACAACACTTAGAAGTGGTAACTCAACGAGCAGAGCCTTTTCTATATTTTATTCTTGAAGAAATTGACAAGCGAAATTTACCCACAGAACTAGCCCTTTTACCCATAATTGAAAGTGCATTTGATCCCACAGCAACCTCAAGCAGTGATGCATCGGGTTTATGGCAACTAACATTACCTACTGCGGCAGCGTTTAAAGTCAAAACCAATTGGTGGTATGACGGTCGACGTGATATTAGAGCCTCGACAATCGCAGCTTTAGACTTGTTAGAATACCTTTATGCCAAAATGGGTAACAATTGGATTTATGCACTTGCTGCCTATAACTCAGGTGAAGGACGTGTATTAAACGCTATAAAGCATAATAAAAATAACGGCACAGAAACAAATTTTTGGATGTTAAAGCTACCAAAGGAAACAGCCCATTACGTACCACAGTTACTGGCTCTTGCTGATATAGTACAAAACTCATCAGAATTGGGGATTCAATTAGCAGCAATTGAGAATAAGCCACGTATTGAAATGGTGAATATTGAAAGCCAACTAGACCTTAACTTAGCGGCTGAAATGGCCAATATTTCGGTTGAGGAGCTTAAACAGCTTAACCCTGGATTAACACGATGGGCTACCGCGCCAGAAGGTCCGCACTATTTAACTATCCCTGCTGATAATGCCAAAGGCTTTAAACGTTCTCTCGCGTCTTTAGACCCTAACTCGCGTATTAACTGGGTGAGATATAAGATTAAACCTGGTGACAGTATCAGTGAAATTGCGGCTCAATTTGAAACTTCGCCAACAATGATCCGCAGCAGTAATGGTATTAAAGATAATAATATTACCGCTGGAAGATTTTTGATTATACCGATAGCAACTAAAGATGCAGATATAGAGAGTTTACATGCTGATCAACAACTTGCACGTAAACCTGTAGTAAAATCGAGCACGAAAAGACAATCCTATTTGGTCAAATCCGGAGATAACCTCTGGAACATTGCCCAAAATAATAATATTTCAGTCGCTCAGATAACCAAATGGAATAAGCTTAGTAAAGACCAACCGCTTAAAATAGGTCAAAACTTAACTTTTTATCCTAATGAAGTTACCCAAACAGTTGGTTTATCTGAAAAAGTGGTCAACTATAGAGTGAAATCAGGCGATTCCCTTGCCCGCATAGCCGCAACCTATAAGGTTACAGTGGCAGACTTAATTGAATGGAATAGTTTGCAAAAAAATAAATACTTACAACCGGGTCAAATGTTAAAACTGTTAATAGTTAATAGTTAA